The following are from one region of the Manduca sexta isolate Smith_Timp_Sample1 unplaced genomic scaffold, JHU_Msex_v1.0 HiC_scaffold_1682, whole genome shotgun sequence genome:
- the LOC119191599 gene encoding zinc finger protein 521-like: MCELHIEENTSTEYPCLICEDTLPSKPDATQHLTKHFGDVLIDEPEMDEEESRPLTEDSSIDVIGGILCCFCDELYKTRIDFDLHFVTEHGDKELVYTCIVCNKKYDKYSPFANHYYFHLSKDKFE, translated from the coding sequence CGAGCTGCACATCGAGGAGAACACAAGCACCGAGTACCCATGCCTCATCTGCGAAGACACTCTGCCGAGCAAGCCTGACGCCACCCAGCACCTGACCAAACACTTCGGCGACGTACTTATCGACGAGCCAGAGATGGACGAGGAAGAATCAAGGCCCCTGACCGAGGACTCATCTATAGACGTGATCGGCGGCATACTCTGCTGCTTCTGCGACGAACTGTACAAGACCAGGATAGACTTCGACCTGCACTTTGTGACCGAGCACGGAGACAAGGAGCTCGTCTATACATGCATCGTGTGCAACAAGAAATACGACAAGTACAGCCCGTTCGCGAACCATTACTATTTTCATCTATCCAAAGACAAATTTGAGTGA